The Archaeoglobaceae archaeon DNA segment ATCTCAAGCCAAGAGGAGTTAAAACGTATACTGCTTCCTTTTCTCCTTCCCCACCTACCTTGTATTTGGAAGAGTTAAACTCTTTTGAAAACAACCTTTTTGCTACCTCCCTTTTGGCACTTCTTATCATGCTTCCGCCTCCCTTAAAACTTTTTCAACTTCTTCAAGTATTTTAGGACGGTAGAACTCAACTTTGTTGGCAGTTAGAGATCTAAACCTCAGTTCGCCTTGAACACGTAAATATCTGCCAAGAAGCTTTTTCTTGATCTCTAAAAGCACTATACCTCTGTCTAAGTGCTCTTCGGCGAGTTTTCTTGCCTCTTTGAGCCCTATTCCTGTTAAAGCTTTAATGTTGTCCTCATTCAATATGAGATCGTAGATTCTTTCTCCATCATCGAGAACGCATCTCGTTCGCAGGATGTCGTTTGTTTCAACTTTCCCATGCTCAATACAAACCCCTGCTTTTACAACTCTTCCACAAATTTTACAACTCTGAAGCAGTCCGCTATTTTGTTGAATCGCAATAAGTGCCCCAACAACTTCAACTTCTGCTTTTTCTTCTTTTACTTCGATGTTTTCGTTTATTTCCTTAACCTCGCTTGCACTGGTAACTTTAACACTCTTAAGCCCCATGAACTCGTCGATCACAACTCTCTCAAAAAGATAACACTTACCCTCTTCTAACCTTTTCTTGTTTGCTTTAGCCCACACAACAAATCTTGCAGTGCCAGTTTCGTCTCCTATGAGGCCCGTTTGAGCAATAGCGGGGCTGTTGGGTTCCCAGAGCTGGATTACCTTTGCCTTTAAACTGACCCACTTATTTGGCTCTATTTCCGAGATTTTGGTTAAAGGAGGTTTTAAATCACTTTTTGCAATATTGTAGTTCTTTCTCAGACCATTTATTATGGTTT contains these protein-coding regions:
- a CDS encoding replication protein A, yielding MADDRFQAIVEEIYEKFKIYGVTRKEIESRLKLLLYEFKVPEEEAKKTIINGLRKNYNIAKSDLKPPLTKISEIEPNKWVSLKAKVIQLWEPNSPAIAQTGLIGDETGTARFVVWAKANKKRLEEGKCYLFERVVIDEFMGLKSVKVTSASEVKEINENIEVKEEKAEVEVVGALIAIQQNSGLLQSCKICGRVVKAGVCIEHGKVETNDILRTRCVLDDGERIYDLILNEDNIKALTGIGLKEARKLAEEHLDRGIVLLEIKKKLLGRYLRVQGELRFRSLTANKVEFYRPKILEEVEKVLREAEA